From the genome of Candidatus Angelobacter sp.:
TTGCCGAAGACGAATATGGCGAAGTGATTTCCGGCGTCCTCTCCGCTTCACTGGACGGAAAGACCTTTCAAGTTGAGGCTGGCGGTCGCGCGCGTTTTCCCATCGGGAGCACGCATCGGTGGTGGAATGACGGCGACAAGGAACTGGTGTTTCAAGGCGTCGCGACGCCCGCGGTTGATCTGGACCGATACCTCCAAGCGCTCTTCGAAGTGATCAACGCCGGCCCGGAGCGACGCCCACCGCTGTTTTACATGGCGCATGTCCTCCATCGCCATCGGCACACGCAACTGGCTTTGGTCATCCCGCGCCCGGTTCAACGCGTGCTCTTTCCCATCATCATTTTGCTCGGGTCAGTGCTCGGCAAATACCGTG
Proteins encoded in this window:
- a CDS encoding cupin domain-containing protein, producing the protein MQDKQPALTIEVKHNGERLTLRRVRNANGVEELHLSGTLPPHQKGPPLHIHFAEDEYGEVISGVLSASLDGKTFQVEAGGRARFPIGSTHRWWNDGDKELVFQGVATPAVDLDRYLQALFEVINAGPERRPPLFYMAHVLHRHRHTQLALVIPRPVQRVLFPIIILLGSVLGKYR